GCGAGGTCGGTCTCCTCGTGGCCCCACAGGAACTGCTCGTCGAAGCCGCCGACGGTCTCGAACACTTCGCGACGGAAGGCCATGTTACAGCCCGTCAGGCCGGTCGACCCGCGGCGGAACGACGCCGGGACGGCCCGGACGTAGTGGCGGCGGTCGCCCTGATCGTAGCTCCCGACGAACCGCGAGATGACGCCGTCCCCGGGGTGGATGACGCGCCCGGCGACGATGGGGTTGGCCTCCAGGGCGTCGACCATTGCGGGAAGGTAGTCGGCGTGGGGGATCGCGTCGTCGTCGAGAAAGACCAGCCGATCCGAGCGAGCGGCCTCGATCCCGGCGTTTCGGGCGACCGAGATCCCCTTGTCGTCCCGGAGGATCACCTCGTAGTCGTCGAACGCCTGGGCTTCCAGAATGCGCAGGCAGTCGATCTGCTCGCGTGGCGCGAGCGAGCAGACGATCACGCTGACTGCGGGTGCGTCGTCGGTCACGGTCGACCTCGTGTCGTCACAGACGTCGTCGGCATGTCGATACAGGGCCTTCGTCGCCAGCGCATATAATGGCAGGCCCCAGCGGTCACGACGCTTATCCTCGCTGGACGCCTCCGAGAGGCTATGTGGCCCTGGGGACACCTCGCTTTGGGATACGTGCTGTACTCGCTCGGTCGCCGAGCGGGCCGACGAGCACCCCCTACGGACCAGCAAACCCTCGCACTCGCGCTCGGGACCCAGCTTCCGGATCTAATCGACAAGCCGCTGGCGTGGTGGGTCCCGATCCTTCCGGGCGGGCGAACGCTCGGACACTCGCTGGTGTTCGCGGTCCCGCTCGTGCTCGTCCTCGGCTGGGTCGCCCACCGACGTGGCCGACGCTCCTGGGTCGTCGCCTTCGCCGTCGGCTACGCGAGTCACCTCGCTGGCGACCTGTATCTGGCCGTCGCGTGGGGCAACTACTACGAACTGAACATCCTCCTGTGGCCGCTGACGCCGACCGTGCTCTACGACGCCCAGCCCAGCGTCCTGTGGCACCTCTCGTCGATCACGCTGACCCCGCTGTTCCTCGCGGAACTGGCACTGGGCGCGTTCGTCGTCGCGCTCTGGCTGGCCGACGGTCGTCCCGGAATCGGGTCTGTTCGGCGGCTGCTCCGTCGGGCGGGCCCCACTCCGAGCAAGTGACGACGGGGATTGGCAGTTTTTTGTACCGGTGGCGTCTCCCCACAGGTATGGATATTCTCGTCACCGGCGGTGCGGGCTTCATCGGCGGCCACCTCGCCGAGCGGTTCGTCCGCGACGGCCACGACGTCGTCGTGCTCGACAACTTCGACCCTTACTACGATCGGCGGCTGAAAGAGCACAACGTCAAGGTGGCCCGCGAGGCCACCGAAGCGAGCGAGGGCACCTACGAACTCGTCGAGGGCGACGTCCGCGACGAGAATCTGGTCGCCGACCTCGTCGGCGGTGTGGACTACGTCTACCACCAGGCCGCCCAGGCGGGCGTCCGGGCGAACATCGAACCCCGGAAGTACCACACCGTCAACGTCGACGGGACGCTGAACGTCCTCGACGCGGCGCGTGAGACCGACCTCGAACGGATCGTCTTCGCCAGTTCCTCCTCGGTCTACGGCAAAGCCCGCTATCTCCCCTACGACGAGGCGCACGTGACCGAGCCCGTCAGCCCCTACGGTGCCTCGAAACTCGCCGCCGAGCGCTACGGCCTCGTCTACGGCGACCGCTACGACGTCCCGTTCGTCTCGCTGCGGTATTTTACCGTGTACGGCCCCCGGATGCGCCCGAACATGGCCATCTCGAACTTCGTCTCCCGCTGTACGAACGGCGATCCCCCAGAAATCTACGGCGACGGCTCGAAGACGCGGGACTTCACCTACATCGAGGACGTGCTGGACGCCAACCGGACGCTCCTGCACGAAGACGCCGCCGACGGGGAGATCCTGAACATCGGGAGCACCGACACCATCTCGATCGAGCGACTGGCCGAAACGGTGCGAGACGAGCTCGCGCCCGACCTCGATATCGTCTACAGCGAGGGCTACGATATCGACGCCGAGCACACCCACGCCGACATCTCGAAGGCCAGCGAGCTGCTCGGCTACGAACCCTCTCGAACGATCGAGGAGGGCGTCCGGGAGTTCATCGCATGGTATCGCGACAATCGCGCGTGGTACGAGCCACTGGTTCGGGGCGAGTAGCCGGGATAGATCGACTGCCCGAACCCCGCGCCGAACGCTTATCCCCCAGTCCATCGAACACCGCTGACAACAGATGTCTTCGACGCTCTCACTCGACGTTCACGCCAGCGCGGCGACGCTGCCGCCGGCCTGGAACGACGTCGTCGCCCGCTCGCGCCTCGGAACGGTCTTCGCCCGAACGGAGTGGCTCCGCGCGGTCGAGCGCGGCACCGGCGCCGAACCCAGACACGTCGCCGTCTCGCGGGACGGGACTCTCGTCGGGATCTGCCCTAACTTTGTCTCCGAGCTCGACCTCCCGGTCTCGCTGCCCGCGGGGCTCAGACCGCGCGAACTCGTCTCGGTGTCGCCCGGCTTCGGCGGTCCGATCGTCACGGGCGACTACGACGCGGTGTTCGACCGGCTGCTGGAGGGCGTTCGAGCGGCCGCGACCGGCGGCGTCTGGGACCACCGGATCCGGGCGCTCGATGGCGACGTGAGCCAGTATTCCGAGCAGCTGGACGCTCGTGGCTACGTCCCGTCGGTGCCGACCTGCCAGCTTGTCGTCGATCTGACCCAGCCACTGGACGCCATTTTCGAGTCCTGGGACAAAGACCGACGCCGGACCGCCCGCAAGGCCCGCGAGGCCGGCATGTCCGTCAGCCAGCCCGACCCGACCTCTGGTGAGCGCGAGGCGTTCTACGACGCCTACGCGGCGATGATCGACCGCGTCGACGGCGTCCGCTTCGCGCCCGCGTTCTTCGACGCGCTGTTCGAAGCGCTCGGCGATCGGATCGTCCTCTTCAGGGCAGACCTCGACGGCGAGGCCGTGGGCTGGCACTGCTATCTCCGGGACGACGAGCAGGACGACCTCCATCACTTCTTCTCGGGACTGCGCGAGGAGCACTTCGGCCACCACCCATCCAGTCGGCTCCACGAGGCCGCCATGGAGTGGGGCCGCGAGCAGGGCTTTTCGACGTACAACTTCGGCGAGTCAAACGCCGACGTCACCGAAGGGGGCTTTCGCTACAAGTCCCAGTACGGCGGTGAGGTGCTGCCGGTACTGACGTTCGAGCGGGGGCTCGCACGCGGGCGCTGGGCGGTCTACCGCGCCGCGCGGCGGGCCTATCGAACGCTCGGCGCCCGCTCGGAACGCCGTGTTCGGCTGGCCGGACGGACGCCGGACCCGGGCGAGACATGACCGGCTGGCGCTGGCGAGCGGGACGAGCGGTCCACCATCGCCTGCCGGCCGCAGGTGGAAGCAGTCGTTCGTACCAGCCACCGACGGGGGCGCCGATTCCCGCCAGCGACGCCCGCGCGGCGACCGCCCCGCCGCCGATCGACCCCCAGCCCGCCGCCACGAATCCGATCCTGACCGCGAGTGATCTGGGAACCGATATCGAGTTCGTCGCCGACCCGTTCCTCTATCTCGACGACGACTGGCATCTGTTCGTCGAGGTCTACCGGCCCGCCGTCGACCCGCCCGCAGCCATCGCGCACCTCCAGAGCAGCGATCGCGGGCGCTCGTGGACCTACTCGGGCGTCGTCCTCGACCCCGGCGTCCACCTGGCGTTCCCCTTCGTCTTCGCCTGGGACGGCGAGCGCTACATGCTCCCGGACCCGTGGTCCGAGCGGCCGGGCGTCCCCGCGGATTTCACACTGTATCGGGCCAGCGACTTTCCGACGGCGTGGGAGCCGGTCGCGACGCCGATCTCACCCGAGCAGGAGTTGCACGATTGCGTCCTCCTCCGACACGAAGGACGCTGGTGGGCGTTCGCGGGCGAGGGTGGCGAGCTCTACGCCTTCTACGCCGACACGCTCGAAACGGACGACTGGACGCCCCACGCGGACAATCCTGTCGTGACGAATCGCCCCGAGGCTGTCCGGCCTGCGGGACGACCGATCGCTCGCGAAGACGGCTTCGTCCTCCTCTTTCAGGACTGCGCCCGGCGCTACGGCGAGCGCGTCTGGGCCTACGAGATCACCGAGCTGTCGCCGTCGACCTACCGCGACGAGCGCGTCGGAAGCGGCCCAGTGGTCGGGCCTGCAGGCGGAATCGGCTGGAACTCGGGGCGGATGCACCACGTCGACGCCTGGCTGTTCGAGGATCGCTGGCTCTGTGCCGTCGACGGGAACGTCGGCCTGGGTAAGCCGCTCTTCGGCGATCACTGGGCGATCGGACTCTACGAGCAGCGGCTGGCGTGACGCAAGCGACGACCGACACCTTTTCGCGCCGGCCATCGTAGAGGCAGTCAATGGGAACGGGCGACTCCTCGACGGCCAGCCTGCCAGCCGACCTTCTGCTCGTCGTTACGCTGGCGCTGTCGGTCGTCGCGGCGTGGCTGCTGGACGCGCCCGAGGCGATCCGGCTCGTGCTGGCGGTGATCGCCGTGTTTCTGCCCGGCTACGCGCTGATCGCGATGTTGTTCCCCCGTCGCCGACTCGGAACCGACGAGTCACCCGGGACGCTCGCCGAGCGCGTCGAGCAGCTGGACGCCTTCGACCGGGTCGCGCTCTCGGTCGCGGCGGGACTTGTCGTCACGCCGCTTCTGGGGATCGCACTCGATTTCACGCCGTGGTCGCTTCGTGAGGGACCGACGATTGTGACCATCGCCGGCTTCGTCGTCGTGACCGCCGCCGTCGCCGCAGTGCGCCGGCGTCGACTTCCCCCCGATCAGCGATACGCCCCGACGACGCGGTGGCGAGACGTCGTCGCCGATGGCGACCTCCTGTCCGGACAGGCGATCGTCACAGGAGTGGTCGCGCTCGCGGTCCTCGTGGCCGCTGGCGGCGTCTTCGGCGTCGTGGCCACCGACCAGCAGGGCGAACGATTCACCGAGTTCGCCGTCCTCGGTAGTGAAGACGGCCAGCCCGTCGCCGCGTCCTATCCCGACTCCGTGACCGCTGGCGAGGAGGTGTCGATCCGGCTGGAGATCACCAACCACGGGGGGGGCCAGCAGACCTACACCGTCGTCCCGCGCCTGGAGAACGTGACGCGATACGGCAATCAGACCGCCGTCCTGAGGCACGAGCGCTTCGAGTCCGTGACGATCACGGTCGACGAAAACGAGAGCGTCCAGTTCGAGCACACAGTTCGACCGACGATGACCGGCGAGGGCCACCGGCTGACGTTCCTGCTCTATCGGGGTGCCCCGCCCGAGCAGCCACGGACGGGCAACGCCTACCGGTGGACCCATATCTGGCTGGACGTGGCGCCAGCGGAGTAGGACCTCACGCCCCGCCCGCGACGATCTGCTGGATCTGCCAGCCGACGAGTACGACGAATCCCAGCCCGAGCAGAACCCCGGCGACCCTGACGCGGCGTCGCCAGGCCAGCTCCAGCCCCTCGGCGACGGTGAGTTCGGCGATCAAAAAGTAGCCGATCAGCGCGATGACGTAGAACTGCGTGAGCGAAAACTGTCCGAGAGAGACGAGCACGAGGATCGTCGCGAGCATCCACGCGACGTGATAGCGGACGAACTGCAGGCGCGACTCGGCCATATCGAAGTCTCTGCCCGGAGCCGACAAGGGTCTTCCCCTAACCGCAGCCACCAGTTGCGACCAGGCGCTTGCCCCAGTCGAAAGCGGTTTCGTCGGGCAGGCTGAATGACAGCAGTATGGAGACGCCGCTGGTGAGCGTCGTCGTCCCGACCTACAACCGGCCGGAAAAACTCCGCCGGGCGGTCGAGACGGTCCGCGCCCAGACCTACCGCCCCATCGAGCTCGTGGTCGTCGACGACCACTCCGCCGAGCCAGCGGCCGACGCCCTCGACGAGATCGCCCTCGACGACATCTCACTGACGGTGATCCGCCACGAGCAGAATCGCGGCGGCAACGCTGCCCGCAACACCGGAATCCGCGAATCGACCGGCGGGTTCGTCGCGTTTCTCGACGACGACGACCGCTGGGAGCCCGCGAAGATCCAGCGCCAGGTCGAGACTTTCGAGGCCAGTCCCGATTCGGTGGGCTTCGTCTACACCGGGTCGCGGTACGTCTACGACGACGGCGAGCGCGTCATCTGCAACGATCTCAGCGGGGACGTCACGCGGGCAATTCTGGAAGGAGCAAGCGTCGCCGAGTTCTCGGCGGTGATGGTCCGCGCGAGCGTCATCGAGGCGGCCGGGCTGCCCGACGAACGCTTCCCGAGCTGGCAGGACCAGGAGTGGTTCCTTCGGCTGTCGCTGCACTGTGCGTTCGCGGCGGTCGAGGAACCCCTGACGATCCGCCACTGGGACCACCCGGGTCGGATCGGCCAGAACTTCCAGAAGCGCCGCGACGTCTCGTTTCCGCTGTTCGTCGAGAAACACCGCGACCTCGCCGCCGAGTACGACCTGGAGCAGCGGTTCGTCGCCTCGCTGCTGGAGACGCTGGTCATCGACGCGGCCCAGAATGGCTACTACGGCGACGCCCGCCGGCTGGCGGTTCGAGCGATCCGCACGGATCCGACGCTGCCGACACCGTGGCTGTACCTGCTGTCGTGTCTCGGTGGCCGGGTGACCTATCGGCCGGCCCAGCGGCTGATGGCGCTGGTCCAGTCGAGTGGAGGCCGCGACGGTGACTGAGGACGACTACTCCCGGCGGAGATTTCTCAGCGCGATCGCAGCCGGGACGGCGACCGGGCTGGCGGGCTGTTCGTGGTCGGACGGCCCGACGAACACGCCGATCGGCGAGACGCCGACTGCGGCACCGATCCCGACGACGGCGGAGCCGCCGCTCTCCCCGACACCCACACCCGAACCGACACCCGGCCCGACGCCGACGCCGGAACCCACACCCGAGCCGACGCCAACGCCCGAGCCGACGCCAACGCCCGAACCGACGCCAACGCCACAGACGAAGCTGTACGTCGCGCCGGACGGTCGTCCGGGGGCGGCCGGGACCCGCGAAGATCCGCTCGACGACGTCCCGAGAGCGCTCAGATGGGCGGAACCAGGTAATTCAGTCGTCCTCCGAGGTGGGACCTACAGACCCACTCGACCGGTCGACGTCCGCGGGCTGGGCGGTGACGACGGTGAGCCAGTCACCCTCCGGGCGGCATCGGGCGAACGGCCGATCTTCGACTTCGAGCGTTTGGACGTCGGGGGTTTCCGCTTTCGGGATTGCCACTGGCTCGATATTCGCGGGATCGAAATCCGCCGTGCACCGAGCCGGGGGCTGTTCGTCGAGGCGGGATCGACGCACGTCACAATCGAGAACGTGACCGTCCGAAATTCAGGCGGCGATCCCGACGCCAGCGGCACGGGCCTGTTCGTCTTCAACTCCGAAGCGGTCACGATTCGAAACGTCGTCTCTAGCGGCAACTACGACCCGTCCTCTGGCGGCGGGAACAGCGACGGGATCGACGTCGAGGCCTCGCCCGGAACGCTGGTCGAACAGTGCGTTGCCGCCGGCAACAGCGACGACGGGATCGACCTCTGGGCGACGACCGACGTCACGGTCAGAAACTGCGTCGCCTACGACAACGGCTGGAAACCCGACGGGTCGAGAGGCGGCAACGGCGACGGGTTCAAACTCGGTGGCGGTGGTGACAGTGGCGACGCGCTGGTCGAGCGCTGTGTGGCCTACAACAACCGATCGCGTGGCTTCGACGACAACAGCGCGACGCGGAAGCTCACCCTTCACAACTGCACGGCCTGGAACAACCCCGTCAACTTCCGGCTGGGTTGTGTCTTCGACGCCATGCCGCCGCGCTGTCCGGCCCACCGGCTGCGCAACAACCTGAGCCACGAGGGGCTGGCGGTGCTCTCGCCGCTGGTCGACAGTCGGCGCAACTCCTGGGACCTCGACATCGACGATCCCGAATTCGCCTCGGTCGACCCGCGAGACGAGTCGTTTCTCCGCCTGCGCACCGACAGCCCGGCCGTCGACGCGGGCGTCGACGTCGGGCTTCCATACAGCGGTTCGGCACCGGACCTGGGAGCGTTCGAGTTCGAATCCGGTCGGTAGGTTTTATTCCCCGCTGGCCGTTGCCTCTACCAACGATGCAGCAAGTGTGGGCGCAGTCGATCGGGGACAGGTGGTTCGCGTAGATGGTGGCACGCGACGCGGGCCGACAGACCAGCAGCGTTCGGGCGTGGTACGCGAGCCGCCCCTATCGACTGACTGCTGTAGGACTGTTCCTGCTGGGGAGTGCAGCGGGTGCCCTCGCGATCGTCGGACCCTCCGACGGACCGAGAGACGTGTTGACGGCGTTCGCGGGCGTCGGGCTGTTCG
The Halapricum salinum genome window above contains:
- a CDS encoding glycosyltransferase family 2 protein, whose protein sequence is MTDDAPAVSVIVCSLAPREQIDCLRILEAQAFDDYEVILRDDKGISVARNAGIEAARSDRLVFLDDDAIPHADYLPAMVDALEANPIVAGRVIHPGDGVISRFVGSYDQGDRRHYVRAVPASFRRGSTGLTGCNMAFRREVFETVGGFDEQFLWGHEETDLARRALEAGYRVLYEPDATVTHWYATSLRDYWRKMARFGPADLQYDRKWDTPFSERVVETLLPVRLGPTPAAAAVATVGNVYRSLAYLRTWLAE
- a CDS encoding metal-dependent hydrolase encodes the protein MWPWGHLALGYVLYSLGRRAGRRAPPTDQQTLALALGTQLPDLIDKPLAWWVPILPGGRTLGHSLVFAVPLVLVLGWVAHRRGRRSWVVAFAVGYASHLAGDLYLAVAWGNYYELNILLWPLTPTVLYDAQPSVLWHLSSITLTPLFLAELALGAFVVALWLADGRPGIGSVRRLLRRAGPTPSK
- a CDS encoding NAD-dependent epimerase/dehydratase family protein, with the protein product MDILVTGGAGFIGGHLAERFVRDGHDVVVLDNFDPYYDRRLKEHNVKVAREATEASEGTYELVEGDVRDENLVADLVGGVDYVYHQAAQAGVRANIEPRKYHTVNVDGTLNVLDAARETDLERIVFASSSSVYGKARYLPYDEAHVTEPVSPYGASKLAAERYGLVYGDRYDVPFVSLRYFTVYGPRMRPNMAISNFVSRCTNGDPPEIYGDGSKTRDFTYIEDVLDANRTLLHEDAADGEILNIGSTDTISIERLAETVRDELAPDLDIVYSEGYDIDAEHTHADISKASELLGYEPSRTIEEGVREFIAWYRDNRAWYEPLVRGE
- a CDS encoding GNAT family N-acetyltransferase, translated to MSSTLSLDVHASAATLPPAWNDVVARSRLGTVFARTEWLRAVERGTGAEPRHVAVSRDGTLVGICPNFVSELDLPVSLPAGLRPRELVSVSPGFGGPIVTGDYDAVFDRLLEGVRAAATGGVWDHRIRALDGDVSQYSEQLDARGYVPSVPTCQLVVDLTQPLDAIFESWDKDRRRTARKAREAGMSVSQPDPTSGEREAFYDAYAAMIDRVDGVRFAPAFFDALFEALGDRIVLFRADLDGEAVGWHCYLRDDEQDDLHHFFSGLREEHFGHHPSSRLHEAAMEWGREQGFSTYNFGESNADVTEGGFRYKSQYGGEVLPVLTFERGLARGRWAVYRAARRAYRTLGARSERRVRLAGRTPDPGET
- a CDS encoding glucosamine inositolphosphorylceramide transferase family protein; the encoded protein is MTGWRWRAGRAVHHRLPAAGGSSRSYQPPTGAPIPASDARAATAPPPIDPQPAATNPILTASDLGTDIEFVADPFLYLDDDWHLFVEVYRPAVDPPAAIAHLQSSDRGRSWTYSGVVLDPGVHLAFPFVFAWDGERYMLPDPWSERPGVPADFTLYRASDFPTAWEPVATPISPEQELHDCVLLRHEGRWWAFAGEGGELYAFYADTLETDDWTPHADNPVVTNRPEAVRPAGRPIAREDGFVLLFQDCARRYGERVWAYEITELSPSTYRDERVGSGPVVGPAGGIGWNSGRMHHVDAWLFEDRWLCAVDGNVGLGKPLFGDHWAIGLYEQRLA
- a CDS encoding DUF1616 domain-containing protein encodes the protein MGTGDSSTASLPADLLLVVTLALSVVAAWLLDAPEAIRLVLAVIAVFLPGYALIAMLFPRRRLGTDESPGTLAERVEQLDAFDRVALSVAAGLVVTPLLGIALDFTPWSLREGPTIVTIAGFVVVTAAVAAVRRRRLPPDQRYAPTTRWRDVVADGDLLSGQAIVTGVVALAVLVAAGGVFGVVATDQQGERFTEFAVLGSEDGQPVAASYPDSVTAGEEVSIRLEITNHGGGQQTYTVVPRLENVTRYGNQTAVLRHERFESVTITVDENESVQFEHTVRPTMTGEGHRLTFLLYRGAPPEQPRTGNAYRWTHIWLDVAPAE
- a CDS encoding glycosyltransferase family 2 protein codes for the protein METPLVSVVVPTYNRPEKLRRAVETVRAQTYRPIELVVVDDHSAEPAADALDEIALDDISLTVIRHEQNRGGNAARNTGIRESTGGFVAFLDDDDRWEPAKIQRQVETFEASPDSVGFVYTGSRYVYDDGERVICNDLSGDVTRAILEGASVAEFSAVMVRASVIEAAGLPDERFPSWQDQEWFLRLSLHCAFAAVEEPLTIRHWDHPGRIGQNFQKRRDVSFPLFVEKHRDLAAEYDLEQRFVASLLETLVIDAAQNGYYGDARRLAVRAIRTDPTLPTPWLYLLSCLGGRVTYRPAQRLMALVQSSGGRDGD
- a CDS encoding right-handed parallel beta-helix repeat-containing protein: MTEDDYSRRRFLSAIAAGTATGLAGCSWSDGPTNTPIGETPTAAPIPTTAEPPLSPTPTPEPTPGPTPTPEPTPEPTPTPEPTPTPEPTPTPQTKLYVAPDGRPGAAGTREDPLDDVPRALRWAEPGNSVVLRGGTYRPTRPVDVRGLGGDDGEPVTLRAASGERPIFDFERLDVGGFRFRDCHWLDIRGIEIRRAPSRGLFVEAGSTHVTIENVTVRNSGGDPDASGTGLFVFNSEAVTIRNVVSSGNYDPSSGGGNSDGIDVEASPGTLVEQCVAAGNSDDGIDLWATTDVTVRNCVAYDNGWKPDGSRGGNGDGFKLGGGGDSGDALVERCVAYNNRSRGFDDNSATRKLTLHNCTAWNNPVNFRLGCVFDAMPPRCPAHRLRNNLSHEGLAVLSPLVDSRRNSWDLDIDDPEFASVDPRDESFLRLRTDSPAVDAGVDVGLPYSGSAPDLGAFEFESGR